A region of Diospyros lotus cultivar Yz01 chromosome 3, ASM1463336v1, whole genome shotgun sequence DNA encodes the following proteins:
- the LOC127797621 gene encoding beta-D-glucosyl crocetin beta-1,6-glucosyltransferase-like isoform X18: protein MKILMLPWLAHGHVNPFLELAMKLADRSFHIYFCSTAVNLSSINGRIAGTYSKSIQPVELALPSSPELPPHRHTTNGLPSHLMTALKTAFEQAIPAFSSILETLNPDLVIYDFNQPWVPKAASTLNIPAVLFLTFGAAFLSFTLHNTENPGVEFPFQEIHLHEYEKPGFQNRLQATSNGVKDLDRFLSALNQSSGIVLIKSSTEIEQKYLDYSSVLAKKKIHPVGPLVQEPLIFSQGDSDTEIMEWLGKKPELSTVFVSFGSEYFLSREEIEEIANGLELSSVNFIWVVRFPSGETTRASEALPEGFLARVGERGKIVQGWAPQARILKHPSVGGFVSHCGWSSVMESIKFGVPIVAMPMHLDQPQNARLVAEIGAGVEVRRDQAGRLRREEIARVLKEMVVGDQRQEGGDMAGMIRTTVRGLRAKIMTREEKEMDDSAELLSHLSIKPK from the coding sequence aTGAAGATCTTAATGCTTCCATGGCTAGCCCATGGCCATGTAAACCCTTTCCTAGAATTGGCCATGAAACTCGCAGACAGAAGCTTCCACATCTACTTCTGTTCAACAGCCGTCAATCTAAGCTCCATCAATGGCAGAATTGCCGGCACCTACTCCAAATCCATCCAGCCGGTGGAGCTCGCCCTCCCATCCTCGCCGGAGCTGCCGCCGCACCGCCACACCACCAACGGCCTCCCGTCCCACCTCATGACCGCCCTCAAAACCGCCTTTGAGCAGGCCATCCCGGCCTTCTCCTCCATCCTCGAAACCCTGAACCCAGATCTCGTCATCTACGACTTCAACCAGCCATGGGTGCCGAAAGCCGCATCGACGCTCAACATCCCGGCGGTTCTGTTCTTAACTTTCGGCGCCGCTTTCCTCTCCTTCACGCTCCACAACACCGAAAACCCCGGCGTCGAGTTCCCATTCCAGGAGATTCACCTCCATGAATACGAAAAACCCGGTTTCCAGAACCGGCTCCAAGCCACCTCCAATGGAGTCAAAGACCTAGACCGTTTCTTGTCTGCCCTGAACCAATCATCCGGGATCGTCTTGATCAAATCCTCCACAGAGATAGAGCAAAAATACCTGGATTACTCCTCTGTCTTGGCCAAGAAGAAGATACATCCAGTCGGCCCACTGGTTCAAGAACCTTTAATCTTCTCGCAAGGAGATTCAGATACAGAGATCATGGAATGGCTTGGGAAAAAGCCCGAGCTCTCGACCGTGTTCGTTTCCTTCGGGAGCGAGTATTTCTTGTCGAGAGAAGAAATAGAAGAGATAGCCAACGGGCTGGAGCTAAGCTCAGTGAACTTCATATGGGTGGTGAGGTTCCCATCGGGAGAGACGACTAGGGCCTCGGAGGCCTTGCCAGAAGGGTTCCTGGCGAGGGTAGGGGAGAGAGGGAAGATCGTTCAGGGTTGGGCACCACAGGCGAGGATCCTGAAGCATCCGAGCGTTGGAGGGTTTGTGAGCCACTGCGGGTGGAGCTCAGTGATGGAGAGCATCAAGTTTGGGGTTCCGATCGTAGCCATGCCAATGCATCTGGACCAGCCGCAGAACGCGAGGCTGGTGGCGGAGATTGGAGCCGGGGTGGAGGTGAGGAGAGACCAGGCTGGGAGGCTTAGGAGAGAGGAGATTGCTAGGGTTTTGAAGGAGATGGTGGTGGGTGATCAGCGGCAGGAAGGCGGAGATATGGCCGGGATGATCAGAACCACAGTTCGGGGATTGAGAGCGAAG